From Lolium perenne isolate Kyuss_39 chromosome 5, Kyuss_2.0, whole genome shotgun sequence, a single genomic window includes:
- the LOC127301955 gene encoding protein WHAT'S THIS FACTOR 1 homolog, chloroplastic: protein MARRLFSAARALVPPVPAPTPAPVPASSSAVAAAAESLLPLLPCKRRKKLLKKLRSPRVAPIEPEPDRRVPALDAVLDRDAAFRFLSRARSFMASLPPPHRIPLAEAGKLHRELGFPRGRSVTRAAARHPLLFHRTTVGAVPHLALTPLMRALLDEERRVHDDLLPSRVLAVRKLLMLTAHRRVPLAKLHHCRAVLGLPDDFRDRVRDFPDDFRVAVDPDGLHVLELARWDPALAVSALERDFVVDERRVRRTFRFSVPHRRSMPLEAEEAERLDAATTFPLVSPYTNGALLRPWTPEAEKYRVGAVHEFLSLTLEKRALIHHVFEFKEELGLTRHMYESLRRQTRAFYLAGTEMNWAVFLREAYDDDGVLRDKDPLVRFNEKLQGYACMTDMDPSQSIAEC, encoded by the coding sequence ATGGCGCGCCGCCTCTTCTCCGCCGCGAGAGCGCTCGTCCCGCCCGTCCCAGCTCCGACGCCGGCTCCCGtgcccgcgtcctcttccgcggtGGCGGCAGCGGCGGAGTCGCTCCTGCCGCTGCTGCCGTGCAAGCGGCGCAAGAAGCTCCTGAAGAAGCTGAGGAGCCCGCGCGTGGCGCCCATCGAGCCGGAGCCCGACCGCCGCGTGCCGGCGCTGGACGCGGTGCTCGACCGCGACGCCGCCTTCCGCTTCCTCTCCCGCGCGCGCTCCTTCATGGCCTCCCTCCCGCCGCCGCACCGCATCCCGCTGGCCGAGGCCGGCAAGCTGCACCGCGAGCTGGGCTTCCCGCGCGGCCGCAGCGTgacgcgcgccgccgcccgccaccCGCTGCTCTTCCACCGCACCACCGTGGGCGCCGTCCCGCACCTCGCGCTCACGCCGCTCATGCGCGCGCTCCTCGACGAGGAGCGCCGCGTCCACGACGACCTCCTCCCCTCCCGCGTCCTGGCCGTGCGGAAGCTGCTCATGCTCACCGCGCACCGCCGCGTGCCCCTCGCGAAGCTGCACCACTGCCGCGCCGTGCTCGGCCTCCCCGACGACTTCCGGGACCGCGTGCGCGACTTCCCCGACGACTTCCGCGTCGCCGTGGACCCCGACGGGCTCCACGTCCTGGAGCTGGCGCGCTGGGACCCGGCGCTCGCGGTGAGCGCCCTGGAGCGGGACTTCGTGGTGGACGAGCGGCGGGTCCGTCGCACGTTCCGCTTCTCGGTCCCGCACCGGCGGTCGATGCCGCTGGAagcggaggaggcggagcggctgGACGCGGCGACCACGTTCCCGCTGGTGTCGCCGTACACCAACGGCGCGCTGCTCCGGCCGTGGACGCCGGAGGCGGAGAAGTACCGCGTCGGGGCGGTGCACGAGTTCCTGAGCCTCACGCTGGAGAAGCGGGCGCTGATACACCACGTCTTCGAGTTCAAGGAGGAGCTCGGGCTCACGCGCCACATGTACGAGTCGCTGCGGAGGCAGACCCGCGCCTTCTACCTCGCCGGCACGGAGATGAACTGGGCGGTGTTCCTCCGGGAGgcctacgacgacgacggcgtgcTCAGGGACAAGGATCCCCTCGTGCGATTCAACGAGAAGCTGCAGGGATACGCGTGCATGACCGACATGGATCCCAGCCAGAGCATTGCTGAGTGCTGA
- the LOC127301956 gene encoding uncharacterized protein: MAGCIAATNASPWSTSVPVYVPGVISPSQAAFYNDGPSATPGCVTPNLSPHYQDALPHGGFNPNNLYSPAYEQREPGPGPDGDPFTGRRGPLEYDGAGAEEDDGVEEEDDEEEDGVEDDEKDDDEDEEGGEEEDDEGAGDDDLVEWFL; this comes from the exons atggccgggtgtatcgccgccaccaacgcgagcccatggagtacgtccgtgccggtgtacgttccgggagtgatctctccgtcgcaagccgccttctacaacgacggcccctccgccactcccgggtgcgtgacgcctaacttgtcgccgcactaccaggatgcgctgccgcacggcggcttcaaccccaacaacctctactccccggcgtacgagcagcgcgagccaggacccggtccggacggcgaccctttcaccggccgcaggggtccgctcgaatacgacggcgccggtgctgaggaggacgacggggttgaggaggaggacgacgaggaagaggacggggtggaggacgacgagaaggacgacgatgaggacgaagagggcggcgaggaagaggatgacgagggtgccggtgacgatgatctcgtggag TGGTTTCTCTAA
- the LOC127301957 gene encoding uncharacterized protein isoform X2, translating to MEEQSKLLADLAVAVSSINAKLSEMHPAVLDLHTWRPNMERSVESLRAEVGDLRSRVIDLTRPSSSSTIPRGDLPPLLQLSTDASALNPPKPAVPGKEEHAVGLGGDGHGQIGHRDASNHRGDHSADHSIPGGTPAKGSQLLYMDENYLGCQK from the exons ATGGAGGAGCAGTCCAAGTTGCTCGCGGACCTGGCGGTGGCGGTATCGTCTATCAATGCCAAGCTCTCGGAGATGCACCCGGCGGTGCTCGATCTGCACACATGGCGGCCGAACATGGAGCGCTCGGTCGAATCCCTGCGCGCGGAGGTGGGCGACCTGAGATCGCGCGTCATCGACCTCACAAGGCCCTCGTCGTCTTCGACAATACCACGAGGAGATCTACCTCCACTTCTTCAGCTCTCGACGGACGCATCTGCTTTGAATCCTCCGAAGCCTGCGGTGCCCGGTAAGGAGGAGCACGCGGTGGGACTCGGTGGCGACGGCCACGGGCAAATCGGCCACCGCGACGCATCGAACCATCGGGGTGACCACTCCGCGGATCACTCGATCCCGGGCGGAACCCCGGCCAAGG GTTCTCAGCTATTATACATGGATGAGAATTATCTGGGTTGTCAGAAATAA
- the LOC127301957 gene encoding uncharacterized protein isoform X1 gives MEEQSKLLADLAVAVSSINAKLSEMHPAVLDLHTWRPNMERSVESLRAEVGDLRSRVIDLTRPSSSSTIPRGDLPPLLQLSTDASALNPPKPAVPGKEEHAVGLGGDGHGQIGHRDASNHRGDHSADHSIPGGTPAKGTYQIPGPGYDPSEFARSWGSHYHSFPRPPRVDFPLFDGDNPRAWRLKCEAYFQVCSMHPDTWVNCAAMYFIDGALSWLQSSEAHLRLPLWKDFAKAICAQFGRADFQLYLRQFNKLKQTGTVAEYTSKFNELMHNLTAHHNSWEPAYFVTHFIDGLHRDIRAAVILHQPVDLDTAVDLALLQEGVLESYKQEPRRTDFSPMPRALPRTAMPLPTPPQNRVSSSSPYRSDDRRISDAPRSQSSDDKVAALRAYRRARNLCFTCGEKYNREHRCGSTVPLHIVEELLALIQPAEEIEAPVTSASSEHGSQLMHLSQAAAEGGQGATTMRLQGWIQQHEVLMLVDSGSSHTFVSSDLAERLQFPRSATRPLRVKVANGGIMYCGTELADCEWWTQGYQFRNNFKILPLGSYDIILGYDWLTEHSPMNVDWVAQTMSFTQGCTEVKLIGVQPDVTKCPLLTQYQLHSLIEKSRVSRSR, from the coding sequence ATGGAGGAGCAGTCCAAGTTGCTCGCGGACCTGGCGGTGGCGGTATCGTCTATCAATGCCAAGCTCTCGGAGATGCACCCGGCGGTGCTCGATCTGCACACATGGCGGCCGAACATGGAGCGCTCGGTCGAATCCCTGCGCGCGGAGGTGGGCGACCTGAGATCGCGCGTCATCGACCTCACAAGGCCCTCGTCGTCTTCGACAATACCACGAGGAGATCTACCTCCACTTCTTCAGCTCTCGACGGACGCATCTGCTTTGAATCCTCCGAAGCCTGCGGTGCCCGGTAAGGAGGAGCACGCGGTGGGACTCGGTGGCGACGGCCACGGGCAAATCGGCCACCGCGACGCATCGAACCATCGGGGTGACCACTCCGCGGATCACTCGATCCCGGGCGGAACCCCGGCCAAGGGTACGTACCAGATCCCTGGCCCAGGTTATGATCCGTCAGAATTTGCTCGTAGTTGGGGTTCTCATTACCATAGTTTCCCACGACCGCCACGCGTTGATTTTCCACTGTTCGACGGGGATAATCCGCGCGCCTGGCGTCTCAAGTGCGAGGCGTACTTTCAGGTGTGCTCAATGCACCCTGATACTTGGGTCAACTGTGCTGCTATGTACTTCATAGATGGAGCCCTGTCCTGGCTGCAGTCATCGGAAGCGCACTTGCGTTTGCCGTTGTGGAAGGATTTTGCTAAGGCCATTTGTGCTCAGTTTGGCAGAGCAGATTTCCAATTGTACCTGCGCCAGTTTAACAAGCTTAAACAAACTGGAACAGTAGCTGAATACACTAGCAAGTTTAACGAACTCATGCACAACTTGACTGCTCATCATAATTCATGGGAACCAGCATATTTTGTTACACACTTTATAGATGGTTTACATCGTGATATCCGAGCTGCTGTAATTTTACATCAACCTGTCGATCTCGATACTGCCGTGGATCTTGCCTTGTTGCAGGAGGGAGTTCTGGAATCTTATAAACAAGAGCCCAGGCGCACAGACTTCTCACCCATGCCACGTGCTCTACCGCGCACAGCGATGCCGCTACCTACTCCTCCACAGAATCGGGTGTCTTCGTCATCACCTTATCGTTCTGATGATCGGCGAATCAGTGATGCCCCGAGAAGCCAATCTTCTGATGATAAGGTAGCAGCACTGCGGGCATATCGCCGTGCACGTAATCtctgctttacctgtggagaaaaGTACAATCGAGAGCATCGATGTGGTTCTACTGTCCCTCTTCACATCGTAGAGGAGCTATTGGCACTTATACAGCCAGCAGAGGAGATAGAGGCGCCGGTGACATCGGCGTCAAGCGAGCATGGCAGTCAGCTTATGCATTTGTCTCAGGCTGCTGCAGAAGGAGGTCAAGGTGCAACTACCATGAGGCTGCAAGGATGGATTCAGCAACACGAGGTTCTGATGCTGGTTGACTCGGGGAGTTCTCATACGTTTGTGAGCTCTGACTTGGCTGAGCGACTGCAGTTTCCTCGCAGCGCCACTCGGCCTCTTCGTGTCAAGGTTGCTAATGGAGGGATcatgtattgtggaactgaattgGCTGATTGTGAATGGTGGACGCAGGGGTACCAATTCAGGAATAATTTCAAGATCCTCCCGCTGGGTTCATATGACATCATCTTGGGGTATGATTGGCTTACAGAGCATAGCCCTATGAACGTTGATTGGGTGGCTCAAACTATGTCCTTCACACAAGGCTGTACCGAGGTTAAACTGATAGGTGTACAGCCAGATGTCACTAAATGCCCGCTATTGACACAATATCAGCTTCATTCTCTGATTGAGAAGTCCAGGGTATCACGCAGTCGATGA